One region of Polynucleobacter sp. SHI8 genomic DNA includes:
- a CDS encoding ABC transporter permease, with product MKNNTSSEVSPQIQWEVLSPQKAKLTLTGSLDTHSIAKIWKDVTERQALWMKNNSSSSKNLTIDASNISYLDGSGVAFLIDIQHQLEMNQGQFELIGLDSKYQALLSRFHPIETLYPKPVKNEKEGWITSLGKSSYGMYNDVRELIIFIGKITAGFLWILRKPHELRWNDLVTVASQAGIFALPIVTLVAFLIGVILAFQTAIGLMPFGATTYVAPLVSKGIFRELGPLITAILFAGRSSAAFAAEIGTMTVNNEVDALTTAGINPIRFLVMPRVLAGILVVPILTIFANLISVCAVTFTMTLYKIPFITSYNGLLNMVNLSDIYSGLIKSVIFGIVVSSVGCLRGMQTGTGAAAVGISTTRAVVSSIVLIVFVDGIFAFISYKTGF from the coding sequence TTGAAAAATAATACGAGTTCTGAAGTATCCCCTCAAATACAGTGGGAGGTGCTATCCCCACAAAAAGCGAAACTCACCTTAACCGGCAGTCTTGATACTCATTCCATTGCAAAAATATGGAAAGACGTCACTGAGCGGCAAGCGCTTTGGATGAAAAATAATTCATCTAGTTCTAAAAATTTAACCATTGATGCCTCAAATATTAGCTATTTAGATGGATCTGGAGTAGCCTTTTTAATTGACATACAGCATCAACTAGAAATGAATCAAGGGCAGTTTGAGCTGATCGGACTTGACTCTAAGTATCAAGCCTTGTTGAGTCGTTTTCATCCAATAGAGACTCTGTATCCCAAGCCTGTCAAAAATGAAAAAGAAGGTTGGATTACATCTTTAGGTAAATCTAGTTATGGAATGTATAACGATGTTCGGGAGTTAATTATTTTCATTGGGAAAATAACTGCGGGTTTTTTATGGATACTGCGTAAACCTCACGAATTGCGTTGGAATGATTTAGTTACAGTGGCCTCACAAGCGGGAATATTTGCATTACCTATTGTTACTTTGGTAGCATTTTTAATTGGTGTGATTTTAGCCTTTCAGACGGCAATTGGACTGATGCCCTTTGGTGCTACGACCTATGTTGCCCCTTTGGTCTCCAAAGGAATTTTTCGTGAACTCGGACCACTGATAACCGCCATTTTATTTGCTGGTAGATCATCTGCAGCGTTTGCTGCTGAGATCGGTACCATGACAGTTAATAATGAAGTCGATGCTCTAACGACAGCTGGTATTAATCCGATACGATTTTTAGTTATGCCAAGAGTCTTAGCGGGAATTTTGGTTGTACCTATTTTGACCATTTTTGCTAATTTAATCAGCGTATGTGCCGTTACTTTTACGATGACTCTCTACAAAATTCCATTCATTACCTCCTATAACGGTTTGTTGAATATGGTGAATTTAAGTGACATCTATTCTGGACTCATCAAATCAGTGATTTTTGGTATTGTTGTATCGAGTGTGGGTTGTTTAAGGGGCATGCAAACAGGCACTGGTGCCGCGGCTGTTGGTATTTCAACGACAAGAGCCGTTGTGAGCAGTATTGTGTTGATTGTTTTTGTGGATGGAATTTTCGCCTTTATTTCTTATAAGACAGGCTTTTAA
- a CDS encoding enolase C-terminal domain-like protein, translating to MKIVDIREISVPLKSNLRNSVFDFSEMTTSVVAVISDVVRDGKPLVGYAFNSTGRYACGAQMRDRFIPRILKTNPEDYLNETGTNFSPEKLLKCMMQREKPGGHTERSVAIGTIEVAIWDLVAKIEQQPLYVVLAKEFNQGNIPKQVPCYVGGGWYAPGKGIPELQAEIKKRMDEGYQIMKVKVGGAPLAEDLKRLDAAIEIVGSAQNLAVDANAAWQRPAALEYAKALRPYHLKWLEEPTDPLDFALLSELTEFYDAPIATGENLFSTQDIRNLIQFGRLRSASDIIQIDVPQSYGIVQFSRTLDMMKDLGWSRHSVFPHGGNLMTLAIVAGFGLGGCEAYPDVFGVFAGFNDDASLVDGKISLSDRPGIGFEGQNELYQLMKTILH from the coding sequence TTGAAAATCGTTGATATTCGAGAAATTAGCGTTCCCTTAAAGTCCAATCTCAGAAACTCAGTGTTTGATTTTTCTGAGATGACCACTTCTGTCGTTGCCGTAATTTCAGATGTTGTTCGGGATGGCAAGCCACTTGTTGGGTATGCATTTAATTCGACAGGAAGATATGCTTGTGGCGCACAGATGCGTGATCGATTTATACCCAGAATATTAAAAACTAATCCTGAAGATTATCTGAACGAAACAGGTACTAATTTTTCCCCAGAAAAGCTTCTTAAATGCATGATGCAACGCGAGAAGCCTGGTGGTCATACAGAGCGTTCAGTCGCCATTGGAACTATTGAAGTTGCGATTTGGGATTTAGTCGCAAAAATCGAGCAACAGCCCCTTTATGTAGTTTTAGCAAAAGAGTTTAATCAAGGAAATATACCGAAACAAGTTCCCTGTTATGTGGGTGGGGGATGGTATGCACCCGGAAAAGGTATTCCTGAACTGCAAGCGGAAATCAAAAAACGCATGGATGAAGGTTATCAAATCATGAAAGTGAAAGTAGGCGGGGCACCACTTGCTGAGGACTTGAAACGATTAGATGCTGCCATTGAAATTGTAGGATCAGCGCAAAACTTGGCAGTGGATGCCAACGCCGCTTGGCAAAGACCCGCTGCGCTTGAATACGCCAAAGCCTTACGCCCTTACCATCTGAAATGGTTAGAGGAGCCCACCGACCCATTAGATTTTGCACTCCTCAGTGAATTGACCGAGTTTTATGATGCCCCAATTGCTACAGGAGAAAACTTATTTTCAACGCAAGATATTCGTAACTTGATTCAATTTGGGCGCCTGCGATCTGCGTCTGACATTATTCAAATTGATGTTCCACAGTCTTATGGAATTGTGCAGTTTTCTAGAACCTTAGACATGATGAAAGATCTCGGCTGGAGTAGACATTCTGTATTTCCGCATGGTGGAAATTTGATGACTTTGGCAATTGTGGCGGGCTTTGGTTTAGGAGGGTGTGAAGCATATCCAGATGTCTTTGGTGTTTTTGCAGGTTTTAATGACGATGCTTCTCTGGTTGACGGAAAGATTAGTTTGTCAGATCGTCCGGGTATTGGGTTTGAGGGTCAAAATGAGCTATACCAGTTAATGAAAACCATTCTTCATTAA
- a CDS encoding glutathione S-transferase family protein: MSNLTIWGRLNSINVQKVLWLCEDMQLPFQRIDAGMEFGVNKTEEYKSKNPNGLVPTIDDDGFILWESHTIMRYLARKFDKSHSLYPEDLQVSARIDQWLDWYNTVGWPPMRNLFWGWIRTPAAERNVEELEKIRQSFILVATMLDQQLSKTHYIAGDHFTMADIPIALLCYRWFNLPIERPAMQHLEAWYANVQKRPGYQKYSTAPLT, encoded by the coding sequence ATGAGTAATCTGACGATCTGGGGACGTTTAAACTCCATCAATGTACAAAAAGTATTATGGTTGTGTGAAGACATGCAACTACCGTTTCAGCGGATTGATGCTGGGATGGAGTTTGGGGTCAATAAAACTGAAGAGTACAAAAGTAAAAATCCGAATGGTTTAGTACCAACGATTGATGATGATGGATTTATTTTGTGGGAATCTCACACAATCATGCGCTACTTAGCAAGAAAGTTCGACAAAAGTCACTCTCTTTACCCTGAGGATTTGCAGGTGAGTGCAAGGATTGATCAATGGCTAGATTGGTATAACACCGTTGGTTGGCCTCCGATGAGGAACTTATTTTGGGGTTGGATTAGAACGCCAGCCGCTGAGCGAAATGTTGAAGAACTCGAAAAGATTCGCCAAAGTTTTATTTTGGTTGCGACGATGTTGGATCAGCAATTAAGTAAAACCCATTACATTGCTGGCGATCACTTTACGATGGCAGATATTCCAATTGCATTACTGTGTTATCGATGGTTTAACTTACCGATTGAACGCCCAGCAATGCAGCATCTTGAGGCTTGGTATGCCAATGTTCAGAAACGCCCAGGATATCAAAAATACTCCACTGCACCACTGACTTAA
- a CDS encoding amidohydrolase family protein: protein MSSRRSFLKNTVFSGLTFCSCSMLDSAIAQTARDLGGKDPGNDPLLNFTHPLQGTKRAPTIIDGKVVKTIDVHAHCFFQEAVELGGTGTNVNGAVRGGPQHYIALQNDAAVKTRLASMDAMGIDMQVLSVNTFWYRKDRELATEICRINNDNLAKLCAAHPTRFSAFGCLAMQFPDLAVKQLEAIMKTPGMVGAAIQANVAGEEFSDPKFDPIWAKAQELGAALFMHPQSTPELAKRFKGNGWMSNVIGNPLDTTIALQHLIYEGTLDKFPNLKFIAAHGGGFLGSYAPRMDHSCFVSPSNCDPKIVLKKKPTEYLNQLYFDTLVFTPEALRHLANQVGTSQLMIGTDQPIPWNLDPIGHVMSTPMSNKERVALLSANAKRVLGIKTI from the coding sequence ATGAGTTCTAGACGAAGTTTTTTAAAAAACACAGTATTTTCTGGCCTGACATTTTGTTCATGCAGTATGTTGGATTCTGCCATTGCCCAAACGGCAAGAGATCTCGGTGGGAAAGATCCTGGCAATGACCCACTTCTCAATTTCACGCACCCTTTACAAGGCACAAAACGTGCCCCAACAATTATTGACGGCAAAGTAGTGAAGACAATTGATGTGCACGCCCATTGTTTTTTCCAAGAGGCTGTAGAGCTTGGTGGTACTGGAACTAACGTTAATGGTGCGGTTAGAGGCGGACCACAACACTACATCGCACTGCAAAATGATGCAGCTGTAAAAACTCGCTTAGCCTCGATGGATGCGATGGGTATTGATATGCAAGTATTATCCGTTAATACCTTCTGGTACAGAAAAGATCGCGAACTCGCGACTGAGATTTGCCGCATTAATAACGATAACTTAGCTAAATTATGCGCCGCACATCCTACAAGATTTTCTGCATTTGGATGTTTAGCGATGCAGTTTCCTGACCTAGCCGTAAAACAGTTAGAAGCTATTATGAAAACTCCTGGCATGGTGGGAGCTGCGATTCAGGCGAACGTTGCTGGTGAAGAGTTTTCCGATCCGAAATTTGATCCAATCTGGGCAAAAGCACAAGAGTTAGGAGCTGCTTTATTCATGCATCCACAAAGCACACCTGAACTCGCGAAACGATTCAAGGGCAATGGTTGGATGTCGAATGTAATAGGTAATCCTTTAGATACGACAATTGCATTACAACATTTAATTTACGAAGGTACCTTAGATAAGTTCCCTAATTTGAAATTTATCGCGGCGCATGGCGGTGGTTTCTTAGGTTCTTATGCTCCAAGAATGGACCACAGTTGTTTTGTATCGCCAAGCAATTGTGATCCAAAGATTGTGCTCAAGAAAAAACCAACAGAATATTTAAATCAACTGTATTTTGATACTTTGGTATTCACTCCTGAGGCATTGCGTCATTTAGCTAATCAAGTGGGAACTAGTCAACTCATGATTGGTACAGACCAACCGATTCCATGGAATCTAGATCCAATTGGTCATGTGATGTCTACGCCAATGTCAAATAAAGAGCGCGTTGCTTTATTAAGCGCCAATGCAAAGCGTGTTTTGGGAATAAAAACAATTTAA
- a CDS encoding CocE/NonD family hydrolase has product MGSFTSEVRVGMQIDWDVPIKMDDGLEVRADIFRPIKEGKYPVIITYGPYAKYLHFEQIYKTCWDRMIETYPEVGANSTNQFQSWEVVDPEKWVPEDYVVIRVDSRGCGRSPGYVELWSAREAQDFAICIDWAGTQSWSNGKVGINGISYYGMNQWQVAALQPKHLAAMCIWEGANDFYRDLSHHGGILCNFIENWYDMQVKTVQYGLGKNGHRSKITGDWVSGPDTLTTEELGANRFDFGGLTFKHEFDDEFWTSRTPDYNKIKVPLLSAGNWGGQGLHTRGNVEGFVRSASDQKWLEMHGIEHWTHFYTDYGRLMQLKFFDYFLKGEKNGWDQQPKVLLNVRHPGEKFTQRAETTWPLASTQWTKMYLDTTSSSLGTSTIDKESKVTYRGLSEGVTFLTSPLAQETEITGQLAAKLFVSSSTNDADMFLIMRIFDPNMKEITFQGALDPNTPIAQGWLRASHRELDPKLSLPYRPYHPHTKKEPLKPGEVYELDIEILPTSIVVPAGYRIGLTVRGKDYVYPGATGARLSNMKYPFTGVGPFTHNHPGDRPPEIFDGEVSLHTGPNHQAYILLPIIPKK; this is encoded by the coding sequence ATGGGTAGTTTTACATCAGAGGTGCGTGTTGGAATGCAAATTGATTGGGACGTTCCCATCAAAATGGATGATGGCTTAGAAGTAAGAGCTGATATTTTTCGTCCAATCAAAGAAGGAAAATATCCTGTAATCATTACATACGGCCCATACGCAAAGTATTTACATTTTGAACAAATTTATAAGACATGCTGGGACAGAATGATTGAGACGTATCCAGAAGTTGGGGCGAACTCAACCAATCAATTTCAGTCATGGGAAGTGGTTGATCCAGAAAAATGGGTACCTGAAGATTATGTTGTCATTCGAGTTGATTCACGTGGCTGTGGCAGATCACCCGGGTATGTAGAACTTTGGAGTGCCCGTGAAGCACAAGACTTCGCTATTTGTATCGATTGGGCTGGAACACAGTCTTGGTCGAATGGCAAAGTAGGTATTAACGGAATTTCTTACTATGGTATGAATCAATGGCAAGTGGCTGCCTTGCAACCAAAACATTTAGCTGCCATGTGTATTTGGGAAGGTGCGAATGATTTTTATCGCGACTTAAGCCATCATGGTGGAATTTTATGTAACTTTATTGAGAACTGGTATGACATGCAGGTCAAAACCGTTCAATATGGTTTAGGTAAAAATGGTCATCGCAGTAAAATTACCGGCGATTGGGTCTCTGGACCAGACACCCTCACAACAGAAGAGTTAGGCGCAAACCGTTTTGACTTTGGCGGCTTGACCTTCAAGCATGAGTTTGATGATGAGTTTTGGACTTCGCGTACCCCAGACTATAACAAGATTAAAGTACCGCTCTTATCTGCAGGTAATTGGGGTGGGCAGGGATTGCACACACGTGGAAACGTAGAAGGTTTTGTTCGCTCCGCATCTGATCAAAAGTGGTTAGAAATGCATGGCATTGAACATTGGACGCATTTTTATACTGATTACGGTAGATTGATGCAACTCAAGTTTTTTGATTATTTTCTCAAGGGCGAAAAAAATGGCTGGGATCAACAGCCTAAGGTCTTGTTAAACGTTCGTCACCCTGGCGAAAAATTTACACAGCGGGCGGAAACTACATGGCCATTAGCTTCAACACAATGGACCAAAATGTATTTAGATACCACTAGTTCATCGCTTGGCACTTCAACGATTGATAAAGAAAGTAAAGTGACTTATCGTGGTTTATCTGAAGGGGTGACGTTCTTAACATCGCCACTTGCGCAAGAAACGGAAATCACAGGACAATTGGCGGCTAAATTATTCGTCTCCTCAAGCACTAATGATGCAGACATGTTCTTGATCATGCGTATTTTTGATCCAAATATGAAAGAAATCACCTTCCAAGGTGCTTTAGATCCAAATACACCGATTGCGCAAGGTTGGCTCCGCGCATCGCATCGTGAGTTAGATCCAAAGCTTTCTTTGCCATATCGCCCGTATCACCCACATACGAAAAAAGAGCCATTAAAGCCCGGCGAGGTCTATGAGTTGGATATTGAGATTTTGCCAACGAGCATTGTTGTACCTGCGGGATACAGAATTGGGCTTACAGTGCGTGGAAAAGATTATGTTTACCCTGGAGCAACAGGCGCTAGACTATCCAATATGAAATATCCATTTACAGGCGTTGGACCATTTACCCATAATCACCCTGGAGATCGTCCCCCAGAGATTTTTGATGGTGAAGTCAGTTTGCATACAGGCCCTAATCATCAAGCCTATATCCTATTGCCGATTATTCCGAAAAAGTAA